A segment of the Cohnella algarum genome:
GGATTTTCGGGGCGAATCCGTGGAACATCAGCTGGGTGTCGGGCATCGGCACGGACTACGTCGATTTCCTGCACACCCGGTTCGACGAGGAAGCGAACAAGGCAGAGGGGCTCGGCATCGTCATTCCCGGGGCGATGGTCAGCGGGCCGAACATGAAGGACACGATGAGCAAAACGAGCGCAAGCCCCTGGTACGAGGACCGCTCCCTTTATCGCGACAACATCAGCCAGTGGCGGTACAACGAATTCAGCGTCAGCATCCAGGCGGGGCTGCTGTATGCCGTCATGGGGCTCGGCGCGACGGCGGGGGCGGGCTCGGCCGGGGGAACGGCCCCGGAGCCGCTGCCGATTTTGTCCCCCGTCATCGGGGACTACGTCCGCGGCAGCGTCGCCTTGCTCGCCGACCGCGCGCCCGGCGTCGGCTCCGTCCAGTATGCGCCGGCTGGCGGGGGGTTCGCGCCGATGTCGGCGTCGGGCGCGGTCTACGCCGCCGCCATCGATGAAAGCGGCAGCGCGCCGTATACGAACAAAAGAGTCGATGTGAGAGGCGTCGATTCGAACGGAAACGTCACGTACAGCTCGACGCACTACACGGTGGCGCCGCCGCTGCCGGACCCGGCGAACCCGCTGCTGTACGACGATTTCGGCGGTGGCGGCTGGTGGGGCGGATCGGCGGCGAACACGAACTGGGTCAACTGGTACAACCAGAGCGGCGGCGCGGGAACGTTCGCCAAAGTGACGGAGGACGGGCGCACGGCGGGCAAGTTCGCGCAAACCCCGACCTCGGGCAGTTCGCTGGCAAAATTTCAGCCGTCGCATGATATAGTGGACTTGTCGGGCTACCGTTATTTGAACGTGACGCTGAAAAACCCGGGCTACGCGGACCTTCGCACGCGAATCGAAGTACAGGACGGCTCGCGGACGGCGAATCTGACCGGCGGCTGGACGGCCGTTCCGACGTCCTGGACCGAGCTGCGATTCGACCTCGACGCGCTCGTTCCGGCGCTGAACAAGAGAACCGTCAAAATCGCCGTCTGGCTGAAGCAGGAAGGCGGGGCTTACGGCGAAATGCTGATCGACGAAATCAAAGCGACGAACGTCTCAAGCGGCAGCGCCCCGACGCTGACGGCCGGGGGCGTGAGCGCCGCTTCGGGTCCGCCGTCCGCGGATTTCACGTTCAGCGTTACTTTTGCCGATGCGGACGACGAGCCGCCCTTTGCGGTCGAAGTCGTCGTGGACGGGGTCGTCCGCCGGATGGCTCCGGCCGACCCGGGCGATACGACGTATGCCGACGGCAAAGCGTATACCTATACGACCAGGCTGCCCTACGGCAACCATTCCTACTATTTTCATACGTCGGACACGACCTCGAACGCGGTGAGCACGCCGCTTCAGTCGGGCCCGGCGGTCGACCGAACGCTGTTTTTCGACGACTTCGGCGACGGGAACGCGGACGGCTGGTCGGCGACAAGCGGAACGTGGTCGGTTCAGGACGGAGCTTACGTCGGCCAGGCGGGCAGCGGCAACAGCTACGCGGTAGCGGGAGAAGCCGATTGGACCGATTATACGCTGCAGGCGAAGGTGAGCGTCTCGAACAATCCGGGCGGAAACAAGGATGCCGGACTCGTCTTCCGTTATGCGGACGAAAACAACCACTACGTTCTGTACTTGAAAAACAACGACCGCACCGGCCGCAAAATGGAGCTCGTCAAGGTCGCCGACGGCGTCCGGACGACGCTTGCCTACGCCAATCCGAGCGTCGTTCCCGATACGTATCACGAGTACAAAATCGTGGCAGCCGGGGATTCCATCCAGGTTTACAAGGATGGCGTTCTGGAAATCGGCGCGACGGACGGCACGTTCGCCGGCGGAAAGGTGGGCGCGCGGGCGTACGCGAATACGAAAGCGTTGTTCGACGACGTAATCGTAACGCAGTGATGAGGCTTGGGGGCCGAAGGGCGCGATGTGGTGCACGGGGTGCGCTGCATGGGGCGGATCAGTGGCCGAATGTGGCGCGATGTGGCGCACTGGGGCGTACGGGAGAGGGGGGATTCGATGTACAAAATTCTCGTTGTCGACGACGAGCCGAGAGTGAGCGCCGGGATCAAAAATTTGCTGCTCGCGTCGAATCTGGACGTCGTGCATGTGGAAACGGCTCACAACGGGTTCGAGGCGCTCGATTATTTGCGGATGGACGCTTACGACCTCGTGCTGACCGATATCCAGATGAGCATGATGAACGGCATCGAATTGATGGAAGCGATTTATATGGAGCAGCCCCATCTCCCGATCGTCGTCATTTCGGCGCACGAGAAATTCGATTTCGCCAAAAAATCGCTGCGGCTCGGCGCCCGGGACTACCTGGTCAAGCCGGTGGAGCTGGAGGAGCTCATCCGGGTCGTGAAGCGGGTGCTGCTGGAAAAAGGGGAAGCCGGGCGCAAGGCGCTGGAGCGCACCGCCCGGGAACAATCCGGGGAGGAGCGGCTGTCCCAGCGAAAAAAAGCGCTGATCGAGCTCATCACCGAAAAGGATTTGCAGCCGTCCGATTACGCCGAGCTGACAAGCCAGCTCGGCGCCCGGCATGGCGGCGTACGGTACGGCCTCCTTACCGTTCATTTCGAGTTCGGCCGGGCGGGCTTCAGCAACCGCGAGATTACGCTCCGCGACCGCAAGCTGCTCAAATTCGCCTCGGTCAATATCGCGGAGGAGAGCCTTGCGGATTGGAACGGGCTGGCGTTCTACGACTCGGGAAGCCGACTGGTCGCCGTCATCGAGTTCGACGACGGCGACGTGCCCGACCGTCCCGTCCAGGTGAAATCGCAGCTCAACCTGATCGGGCAGTCGCTGTGCATGAACCTGAAGCAGTATTTGAACGTCGAGGCGACCGTCGGCATAAGCACGCTGTGCAAGGAAGCTTCGGCGCTGCCGAGGCTGCTCGAGGAGGCGGCGACGGCCGTCCGGTGGCGAAGCCTGCATCCGAGCAACCGGGTGTTTTATTACGAGGACATGGTCGGTCCGGGCGGAACGAATTACATGGACTGGGTGTCGCGGGTCCACCGTTTCGTCGAAGGGCTGAAGCTGTCGGGAGGCGAAGCTTCTCCGGAAGAAACGGGCGAGCTGGTCCGCGAGCTGACCGGGCTGTCCCGCTCGCCGGAGCTGTTCAACAGCTGCTTCGGGCTGCTGGCGTACCGGCTGTACGGGCTGCTGCTCGAGTGCGCCCAGGGCACCGCGTGGCCGCTCCACCGCTTCGACCCCGACGCCTATTTTCGGGCGGTTTCGCCCGAGGAAAAGGCAGCCCGGCTGGACGATTATATCGCCGAGCTTTGCTCTCTGCTCGGGCAATGCCTGCTGGAGCGGGACCAGTCGATCGTCGCCCGGGTGACGGAGTACATCCGCGCGCATTTTCGCGACCGGGGGCTTAAAGTCCAGGACATCGCCGGCGAGGTGCATTTCAGCCCGGCATACGTCAGTTATTTGTTCAAAAAAGTGATGAAAGTCAACGTGTGGGAATACGTCACGGCCGTGCGGATCGAGGAAGCGAAGCGGCTGCTTGCGACGACGGACAAAAAACGCTACGAGATCGCCTACCAGGTCGGCTACGAATCGCCGGAGCATTTCAGCCGGATTTTCAAACGCAGCGTCGGCGTCTCGCCTGCCGATTACCGGAAGGAAAGACAGGGGGAATCGGACTGAGCCTCAAGTCTAAAGTCATCTTGTCGTTCGCTCTGTTCATCATCGGCCCGTTTCTCGTCGTCGGCTGGATTTCCGCGTTCAGGGCATCGAGCGACATAAAAGAGGAAGTCGGCAAAACGATGCTGCAGCTGGTCCGGCAAAACCACCTGACGATCGAAAAGACGCTATCTTCCGCGAACGATACGACCGTGGCCTTTTTGAACAACCAGTTTTTCAGCGATCCCCGGCAGTACGCGTTCTGGACCGGCATCGAAACGCTGGCGGAAATGAACGAGGCGGACCGGATTCTGGAGCGCCTGTCGGCGGACGGTACGGAATATACGCTGTATATGAAAAACGAGGAAAACCTGCGCCCCGTCGTCGACACCGCCTACAAGACGAGAGGCTTCAAATATACGGACGACCGCTATTCCGGCTTGCCCGCCTGGGCGGAGGAAACGGCAAACGACGGCGGCAAGGCGAGCATCCGGCGGATCGAAACCGCAAGCGGCGCGGGGACCGTCGCGTTTATGCGGAGCATTTTGCACCCGGTGAGCTATGAGCGTTCCATCGGTTTGCTGGTCGTCTCGAAGCTGGAAGTTTTGCTGATGGAGGATGTCGTCTCCGTGCAGCTGCCGGAGGATACCGGCATTTTTTTGCTGAACGAGAAGGAAGAGCGGTTGATGCAGGTCGGCATGGCGGGCGGCGGCGGAAACGGCAACGGCAACGGGGACGAGGCCGCTTATCCGGACGACGTCCGGACGATGACGGAAGGGTACCGTTTCGTCAAGGAAAGCGGCGGCGAATGGCTGTACGCTTTCTCTTACCGGCCGAAGTTCGATACGAGACTGATTTACAAAATTCCGGTCGCTTCCATCATGGGCGGCCAGACCGCCTTTCAATGGACGATCATGATCATGTCCGCCGTCTATTTGCTGCTGGTGCTGTCCTTCGTGCTGTACTTGCTCCGCCTGATTTTGAAGCCGCTCGCCAGGCTCATTTCCATCACCAAAATTTACGAGCCGGGCAAGAAGCTCGACTTCGGCGACACGCCGCTGCGCAAGGACGAGCTCGGCATTTTGTACGGGGCGTTTATCCGGATGACGAAGCGGCTCGACCAATCCGTCGAAGAAAACTACGGGATGAAAATCAAGCAGAAGGAGACGGAGCTGTCGACCCTCCACTCCCAAATTACGCCGCATCTGCTGTACAATACGCTGGATTCGATTTACTGGTACGCGATCGACAGCGGCAACCGGAACGTGGGCGAGATGGTCAAGGATTTGTCCAAGCTGCTCCGCATCGGCCTAAGCAAGGGGAAAACGATCATTACGATCGGGGAAGAGCTGGAGCACGTTCAGGCCTACACTCGTCTGCAAATGCGGCGCTATCCGGACGCGTTTGCGGCGGGGTGGGAAATCGACGAATCGGCCACGAAGTTCATGACGCCCAAGGTCGTGCTGCAGCCGCTTGTCGAG
Coding sequences within it:
- a CDS encoding sensor histidine kinase is translated as MSFALFIIGPFLVVGWISAFRASSDIKEEVGKTMLQLVRQNHLTIEKTLSSANDTTVAFLNNQFFSDPRQYAFWTGIETLAEMNEADRILERLSADGTEYTLYMKNEENLRPVVDTAYKTRGFKYTDDRYSGLPAWAEETANDGGKASIRRIETASGAGTVAFMRSILHPVSYERSIGLLVVSKLEVLLMEDVVSVQLPEDTGIFLLNEKEERLMQVGMAGGGGNGNGNGDEAAYPDDVRTMTEGYRFVKESGGEWLYAFSYRPKFDTRLIYKIPVASIMGGQTAFQWTIMIMSAVYLLLVLSFVLYLLRLILKPLARLISITKIYEPGKKLDFGDTPLRKDELGILYGAFIRMTKRLDQSVEENYGMKIKQKETELSTLHSQITPHLLYNTLDSIYWYAIDSGNRNVGEMVKDLSKLLRIGLSKGKTIITIGEELEHVQAYTRLQMRRYPDAFAAGWEIDESATKFMTPKVVLQPLVENAIFHGVSGMDGEGEIRVRVERAGDEIRMTVEDNGFKEADVGMLQAIVEGELTDKGYGIRNVQQRIRLHFGERYGLRYEKREGGGLQVTVVIPAWEDER
- a CDS encoding response regulator, with the protein product MYKILVVDDEPRVSAGIKNLLLASNLDVVHVETAHNGFEALDYLRMDAYDLVLTDIQMSMMNGIELMEAIYMEQPHLPIVVISAHEKFDFAKKSLRLGARDYLVKPVELEELIRVVKRVLLEKGEAGRKALERTAREQSGEERLSQRKKALIELITEKDLQPSDYAELTSQLGARHGGVRYGLLTVHFEFGRAGFSNREITLRDRKLLKFASVNIAEESLADWNGLAFYDSGSRLVAVIEFDDGDVPDRPVQVKSQLNLIGQSLCMNLKQYLNVEATVGISTLCKEASALPRLLEEAATAVRWRSLHPSNRVFYYEDMVGPGGTNYMDWVSRVHRFVEGLKLSGGEASPEETGELVRELTGLSRSPELFNSCFGLLAYRLYGLLLECAQGTAWPLHRFDPDAYFRAVSPEEKAARLDDYIAELCSLLGQCLLERDQSIVARVTEYIRAHFRDRGLKVQDIAGEVHFSPAYVSYLFKKVMKVNVWEYVTAVRIEEAKRLLATTDKKRYEIAYQVGYESPEHFSRIFKRSVGVSPADYRKERQGESD